The proteins below are encoded in one region of Drosophila santomea strain STO CAGO 1482 chromosome 3R, Prin_Dsan_1.1, whole genome shotgun sequence:
- the LOC120452614 gene encoding LOW QUALITY PROTEIN: serine/threonine-protein kinase GM11705 (The sequence of the model RefSeq protein was modified relative to this genomic sequence to represent the inferred CDS: inserted 2 bases in 1 codon; substituted 1 base at 1 genomic stop codon): MSDQSNCFESRRICPPLXQKALRVCFLRNGDRHFKGVNMAISRAYFKDLQALLQGVTQSLERHVVLRSAIEHFCRTDGXRETDIVICCCKNEEMVWLKYSVNKDFQRMVDSCKRWRQCRLYSGSLKSMMADDLPEAIQLYIESLEPVVRNTNTLIYRGQPKVSRTKCIVRMVDKQSKSCDCGDAYMEAEVLRQLQSHPHIIELMYTVEEERYMYMVLEHLDRDMQEVMQELVILAEQSARSVMRCTVSALAHMHQLQVIHRDIKPENLRVCFTSGVWNFEMVKVADFGLATYYRGSELYTCCGNPGYMAPEMIAMSGYDHQVDSWSLGVTLFYMLCGQRPFASASQNASEIYAALMSGGPSYPKDMEGVLSPEASQLIDGLLVSNPNYRSTIAELGQHPFLAI; this comes from the exons ATGTCGGACCAATCCAATTGTTTTGAATCCAGGCGGATATGTCCACCACTTTAGCAGAAAGCGCTGCGCGTGTGCTTCCTACGGAACGGAGATAGACACTTTAAAGGCGTTAACATGGCCATCTCTCGTGCCTACTTCAAGGACCTGCAGGCACTGCTGCAAGGAGTCACCCAGTCACTAGAACGCCACGTGGTTCTGCGATCAGCAATCGAGCATTTCTGCCGCACTGACGG TCGCGAAACCGACATTGTGATTTGCTGCTGTAAGAACGAGGAAATGGTTTGGCTGAAGTACAGCGTCAACAAGGACTTCCAGCGAATGGTGGATTCTTGTAAACGTTGGCGCCAATGTCGCTTGTACAGTGGAAGCCTGAAGAGCATGATGGCCGACGACCTGCCCGAGGCCATACAGCTTTACATCGAGAGTCTGGAGCCCGTGGTGCGAAACACAAATACGCTGATATATCGCGGACAACCCAAAGTCAGCAGGACCAAGTGCATCGTAAGGATGGTGGACAAGCAGAGCAAGAGCTGCGACTGCGGAGATGCCTATATGGAGGCGGAGGTGCTGCGGCAGCTTCAATCGCATCCACATATCATCGAACTGATGTACACGGTGGAGGAAGAGCGCTACATGTACATGGTGCTGGAGCACCTGGACCGTGACATGCAGGAGGTGATGCAGGAGCTCGTCATCTTGGCGGAGCAAAGTGCCAGATCGGTTATGAGATGCACGGTATCGGCACTGGCGCACATGCACCAGCTCCAGGTGATTCATCGGGACATCAAGCCGGAAAATCTGCGGGTCTGCTTCACCTCCGGCGTGTGGAACTTCGAAATGGTCAAGGTAGCGGACTTTGGCTTGGCCACTTACTATCGTGGTAGCGAGTTGTACACCTGCTGCGGCAATCCAGGCTACATGGCGCCCGAGATGATCGCGATGTCGGGCTACGATCACCAGGTGGACTCCTGGTCGCTGGGAGTTACTCTGTTCTATATGCTCTGCGGCCAGAGGCCCTTTGCTAGTGCCAGTCAAAATGCGAGTGAGATCTATGCTGCGCTCATGAGTGGTGGGCCCAGCTATCCCAAGGACATGGAAGGAGTCCTGAGTCCAGAGGCCAGCCAGTTGATCGACGGACTGCTAGTGAGCAATCCCAACTATCGTTCCACCATCGCTGAGCTCGGACAGCATCCGTTCTTGGCCATATAG
- the LOC120451685 gene encoding juvenile hormone esterase isoform X1 produces MPCPRNWQRGAAIAAIAALSLAIGLIVLAICVQRPNESGHRIIVTEKRKSSAEEADAQEGFDSHGGDLQDLRGKARAFFLIATTTMSPENATKSANASGSLDMRQMAHMSSSTTETTAWKTLTSHPNSLVQLLPSRAMRVVQEVVRSLRKEREIVATTSLGKVRGRYQKYRSGERGGYYSFKGMRYGAPPTGARRFRAAEPEKPWSGIRDASREGQSCPHKNMILDTFKGDEDCLFVNVFTTQMPKDEESAEQPKLPVMVWLHGGGFSFGSGNSFLYGPDYLVAEDIVLVTLNYRLGPLGFLTAGPDAPGNQGLKDQVLALKWVRDNIAAFGGDPSQVTIFGESAGASSVQLLLLSPQAKGLFHRAISQSGSALNPWSMSASSSQRAARLAANLGYVGANKTEDILDFLRRVPAMKLVEAAPTTITAEDQRNNIGLPFVPVVEGYWNGDSQEELFYEEPFLTQHPSDMYHSQNFNSDVAYMTGYNTHEAMLFIRRLRKNPQLLSIIENDFGRLVPQDLNVTQSHDRVTREIRSFYLGSKHVGIESVDEMIALLTDLMFLQGIRRTARNHAKFGNAPVYMYRFSFDGSLGLYKRMLGIPRPGVCHGDELGYLFKFGFFNLSLDPKSMEVQVKNRMVRMWTNFAKYGSPTPDTEDPVLTTKWAPIDPTNVMNSLNYMDISANLAMKTNPEPERQRFWDEMYQHYNGAAM; encoded by the exons ATGCCCTGTCCCCGGAATTGGCAACGTGGAGCGGCGATCGCGGCAATTGCGGCTCTTTCGCTGGCCATCGGTCTAATTGTCTTGGCAATTTGTGTGCAGCGACCGAACGAATCCGGCCATCGAATCATAGTCACCGAGAAGAGAAAGTCATCCGCGGAGGAGGCGGATGCGCAGGAGGGTTTCGATTCGCATGGCGGTGATTTGCAAGATTTGCGAGGCAAAGCCAgagcattttttttaatcgcCACTACAACAATGTCGCCGGAAAATGCGACAAAAAGCGCAAATGCTTCCGGGTCACTGGATATGCGGCAAATGGCCCACATGAGCAGTTCTACCACG GAGACGACGGCCTGGAAGACCCTGACATCGCATCCGAACTCGCTTGTCCAACTGCTGCCATCGAGGGCCATGCGAGTGGTCCAGGAGGTGGTAAGATCTCTGCGG AAAGAGCGTGAGATTGTGGCCACTACCTCGCTGGGCAAAGTCAGGGGTCGCTATCAGAAGTATCGATCTGGAGAACGTGGAGGCTACTACAGTTTCAAAGGAATGCGCTATGGAGCACCGCCCACAGGAGCAAGGAG ATTCCGTGCTGCGGAGCCGGAGAAGCCGTGGTCCGGCATTCGTGACGCTTCGCGGGAAGGTCAGAGCTGTCCGCACAAGAACATGATCCTGGACACGTTCAAGGGAGACGAGGATTGCCTGTTCGTCAATGTGTTCACCACCCAAATGCCCAAGGATGAGGAGTCTGCAGAGCAGCCAAAGCTTCCTGTTATGGTTTGGCTGCATGGTGGTGGCTTCTCCTTTGGCTCCGGCAACTCTTTCCTCTACGGACCGGACTACCTAGTGGCTGAGGACATAGTCCTGGTCACCCTGAACTACCGATTAGGTCCACTGGGCTTCCTTACCGCCGGACCCGATGCTCCCGGCAACCAGGGCCTCAAGGATCAGGTGCTGGCACTGAAGTGGGTGCGGGATAACATAGCCGCATTTGGAGGAGATCCCAGTCAGGTGACCATTTTCGGAGAATCAGCTGGCGCTTCGTCCGTCCAGTTGCTTCTGCTGTCTCCCCAGGCCAAGGGACTTTTCCACCGCGCGATTTCCCAAAGTGGATCGGCCCTGAATCCCTGGTCCATGTCCGCCAGTTCGAGCCAGCGTGCCGCTCGTCTGGCTGCCAATTTGGGTTACGTGGGTGCCAATAAGACCGAGGACATTCTCGACTTTCTACGACGTGTGCCAGCCATGAAGTTGGTGGAAGCTGCGCCCACCACCATCACGGCAGAGGATCAGCGGAATAATATTGGCTTGCCATTTGTGCCCGTGGTGGAGGGATATTGGAATGGGGACTCCCAGGAGGAACTGTTCTACGAGGAGCCCTTTCTCACTCAGCACCCAAGCGACATGTATCACTCGCAGAACTTTAACAGCGATGTGGCCTATATGACGGGCTACAATACACACGAGGCCATGCTGTTCATCAGAA GACTTCGCAAGAATCCGCAATTGCTGAGCATCATTGAGAACGACTTTGGCCGCCTGGTTCCGCAAGATTTGAATGTGACTCAATCTCATGATCGCGTGACCCGCGAGATAAGATCCTTCTACTTGGGCAGCAAGCATGTGGGCATTGAATCGGTGGACGAGATGATTGCA CTCCTCACGGATCTCATGTTCCTTCAGGGCATCCGTCGCACGGCCCGGAATCACGCCAAGTTTGGAAACGCACCTGTCTACATGTACCGCTTCTCCTTCGACGGATCCCTGGGGCTCTACAAACGGATGCTGGGTATTCCACGACCTGGGGTTTGCCACGGCGATGAGCTGGGCTATCTGTTCAAGTTCGGGTTCTTCAATTTGAGCTTGGATCCCAAGTCGATGGAGGTGCAGGTCAAGAATCGAATGGTGCGCATGTGGACGAATTTCGCCAAATATGG CTCCCCTACGCCGGATACCGAGGATCCTGTGCTGACCACCAAGTGGGCGCCCATCGATCCCACCAATGTGATGAACAGTCTCAACTACATGGACATCTCAGCCAATCTGGCGATGAAAACCAATCCCGAGCCGGAGCGCCAGAGATTCTGGGATGAGATGTATCAGCATTACAATGGTGCTGCCATGTAA
- the LOC120451685 gene encoding juvenile hormone esterase isoform X3 has translation MTTAGLRPLLSLLLLGLGVILFCDVSSSIAIAPSTFGTAIARAGKISNQLKETTAWKTLTSHPNSLVQLLPSRAMRVVQEVVRSLRKEREIVATTSLGKVRGRYQKYRSGERGGYYSFKGMRYGAPPTGARRFRAAEPEKPWSGIRDASREGQSCPHKNMILDTFKGDEDCLFVNVFTTQMPKDEESAEQPKLPVMVWLHGGGFSFGSGNSFLYGPDYLVAEDIVLVTLNYRLGPLGFLTAGPDAPGNQGLKDQVLALKWVRDNIAAFGGDPSQVTIFGESAGASSVQLLLLSPQAKGLFHRAISQSGSALNPWSMSASSSQRAARLAANLGYVGANKTEDILDFLRRVPAMKLVEAAPTTITAEDQRNNIGLPFVPVVEGYWNGDSQEELFYEEPFLTQHPSDMYHSQNFNSDVAYMTGYNTHEAMLFIRRLRKNPQLLSIIENDFGRLVPQDLNVTQSHDRVTREIRSFYLGSKHVGIESVDEMIALLTDLMFLQGIRRTARNHAKFGNAPVYMYRFSFDGSLGLYKRMLGIPRPGVCHGDELGYLFKFGFFNLSLDPKSMEVQVKNRMVRMWTNFAKYGSPTPDTEDPVLTTKWAPIDPTNVMNSLNYMDISANLAMKTNPEPERQRFWDEMYQHYNGAAM, from the exons ATGACAACCGCTGGACTTCGACCGCTTCTGAGCCTTCTGCTCCTTGGATTGGGCGTGATACTCTTCTGTGATGTCAGCTCCTCGATTGCCATTGCCCCGTCCACATTTGGCACGGCAATCGCACGTGCCGGGAAGATATCCAACCAGCTTAAG GAGACGACGGCCTGGAAGACCCTGACATCGCATCCGAACTCGCTTGTCCAACTGCTGCCATCGAGGGCCATGCGAGTGGTCCAGGAGGTGGTAAGATCTCTGCGG AAAGAGCGTGAGATTGTGGCCACTACCTCGCTGGGCAAAGTCAGGGGTCGCTATCAGAAGTATCGATCTGGAGAACGTGGAGGCTACTACAGTTTCAAAGGAATGCGCTATGGAGCACCGCCCACAGGAGCAAGGAG ATTCCGTGCTGCGGAGCCGGAGAAGCCGTGGTCCGGCATTCGTGACGCTTCGCGGGAAGGTCAGAGCTGTCCGCACAAGAACATGATCCTGGACACGTTCAAGGGAGACGAGGATTGCCTGTTCGTCAATGTGTTCACCACCCAAATGCCCAAGGATGAGGAGTCTGCAGAGCAGCCAAAGCTTCCTGTTATGGTTTGGCTGCATGGTGGTGGCTTCTCCTTTGGCTCCGGCAACTCTTTCCTCTACGGACCGGACTACCTAGTGGCTGAGGACATAGTCCTGGTCACCCTGAACTACCGATTAGGTCCACTGGGCTTCCTTACCGCCGGACCCGATGCTCCCGGCAACCAGGGCCTCAAGGATCAGGTGCTGGCACTGAAGTGGGTGCGGGATAACATAGCCGCATTTGGAGGAGATCCCAGTCAGGTGACCATTTTCGGAGAATCAGCTGGCGCTTCGTCCGTCCAGTTGCTTCTGCTGTCTCCCCAGGCCAAGGGACTTTTCCACCGCGCGATTTCCCAAAGTGGATCGGCCCTGAATCCCTGGTCCATGTCCGCCAGTTCGAGCCAGCGTGCCGCTCGTCTGGCTGCCAATTTGGGTTACGTGGGTGCCAATAAGACCGAGGACATTCTCGACTTTCTACGACGTGTGCCAGCCATGAAGTTGGTGGAAGCTGCGCCCACCACCATCACGGCAGAGGATCAGCGGAATAATATTGGCTTGCCATTTGTGCCCGTGGTGGAGGGATATTGGAATGGGGACTCCCAGGAGGAACTGTTCTACGAGGAGCCCTTTCTCACTCAGCACCCAAGCGACATGTATCACTCGCAGAACTTTAACAGCGATGTGGCCTATATGACGGGCTACAATACACACGAGGCCATGCTGTTCATCAGAA GACTTCGCAAGAATCCGCAATTGCTGAGCATCATTGAGAACGACTTTGGCCGCCTGGTTCCGCAAGATTTGAATGTGACTCAATCTCATGATCGCGTGACCCGCGAGATAAGATCCTTCTACTTGGGCAGCAAGCATGTGGGCATTGAATCGGTGGACGAGATGATTGCA CTCCTCACGGATCTCATGTTCCTTCAGGGCATCCGTCGCACGGCCCGGAATCACGCCAAGTTTGGAAACGCACCTGTCTACATGTACCGCTTCTCCTTCGACGGATCCCTGGGGCTCTACAAACGGATGCTGGGTATTCCACGACCTGGGGTTTGCCACGGCGATGAGCTGGGCTATCTGTTCAAGTTCGGGTTCTTCAATTTGAGCTTGGATCCCAAGTCGATGGAGGTGCAGGTCAAGAATCGAATGGTGCGCATGTGGACGAATTTCGCCAAATATGG CTCCCCTACGCCGGATACCGAGGATCCTGTGCTGACCACCAAGTGGGCGCCCATCGATCCCACCAATGTGATGAACAGTCTCAACTACATGGACATCTCAGCCAATCTGGCGATGAAAACCAATCCCGAGCCGGAGCGCCAGAGATTCTGGGATGAGATGTATCAGCATTACAATGGTGCTGCCATGTAA
- the LOC120451685 gene encoding juvenile hormone esterase isoform X2: MHYSDLFTQTQTQTQSKRTMTTAGLRPLLSLLLLGLGVILFCDVSSSIAIAPSTFGTAIARAGKISNQLKETTAWKTLTSHPNSLVQLLPSRAMRVVQEVVRSLRKEREIVATTSLGKVRGRYQKYRSGERGGYYSFKGMRYGAPPTGARRFRAAEPEKPWSGIRDASREGQSCPHKNMILDTFKGDEDCLFVNVFTTQMPKDEESAEQPKLPVMVWLHGGGFSFGSGNSFLYGPDYLVAEDIVLVTLNYRLGPLGFLTAGPDAPGNQGLKDQVLALKWVRDNIAAFGGDPSQVTIFGESAGASSVQLLLLSPQAKGLFHRAISQSGSALNPWSMSASSSQRAARLAANLGYVGANKTEDILDFLRRVPAMKLVEAAPTTITAEDQRNNIGLPFVPVVEGYWNGDSQEELFYEEPFLTQHPSDMYHSQNFNSDVAYMTGYNTHEAMLFIRRLRKNPQLLSIIENDFGRLVPQDLNVTQSHDRVTREIRSFYLGSKHVGIESVDEMIALLTDLMFLQGIRRTARNHAKFGNAPVYMYRFSFDGSLGLYKRMLGIPRPGVCHGDELGYLFKFGFFNLSLDPKSMEVQVKNRMVRMWTNFAKYGSPTPDTEDPVLTTKWAPIDPTNVMNSLNYMDISANLAMKTNPEPERQRFWDEMYQHYNGAAM, translated from the exons ATGCATTATTCCGATTTGTTtacccagacccagacccagacgCAAAGCAAACGCACAATGACAACCGCTGGACTTCGACCGCTTCTGAGCCTTCTGCTCCTTGGATTGGGCGTGATACTCTTCTGTGATGTCAGCTCCTCGATTGCCATTGCCCCGTCCACATTTGGCACGGCAATCGCACGTGCCGGGAAGATATCCAACCAGCTTAAG GAGACGACGGCCTGGAAGACCCTGACATCGCATCCGAACTCGCTTGTCCAACTGCTGCCATCGAGGGCCATGCGAGTGGTCCAGGAGGTGGTAAGATCTCTGCGG AAAGAGCGTGAGATTGTGGCCACTACCTCGCTGGGCAAAGTCAGGGGTCGCTATCAGAAGTATCGATCTGGAGAACGTGGAGGCTACTACAGTTTCAAAGGAATGCGCTATGGAGCACCGCCCACAGGAGCAAGGAG ATTCCGTGCTGCGGAGCCGGAGAAGCCGTGGTCCGGCATTCGTGACGCTTCGCGGGAAGGTCAGAGCTGTCCGCACAAGAACATGATCCTGGACACGTTCAAGGGAGACGAGGATTGCCTGTTCGTCAATGTGTTCACCACCCAAATGCCCAAGGATGAGGAGTCTGCAGAGCAGCCAAAGCTTCCTGTTATGGTTTGGCTGCATGGTGGTGGCTTCTCCTTTGGCTCCGGCAACTCTTTCCTCTACGGACCGGACTACCTAGTGGCTGAGGACATAGTCCTGGTCACCCTGAACTACCGATTAGGTCCACTGGGCTTCCTTACCGCCGGACCCGATGCTCCCGGCAACCAGGGCCTCAAGGATCAGGTGCTGGCACTGAAGTGGGTGCGGGATAACATAGCCGCATTTGGAGGAGATCCCAGTCAGGTGACCATTTTCGGAGAATCAGCTGGCGCTTCGTCCGTCCAGTTGCTTCTGCTGTCTCCCCAGGCCAAGGGACTTTTCCACCGCGCGATTTCCCAAAGTGGATCGGCCCTGAATCCCTGGTCCATGTCCGCCAGTTCGAGCCAGCGTGCCGCTCGTCTGGCTGCCAATTTGGGTTACGTGGGTGCCAATAAGACCGAGGACATTCTCGACTTTCTACGACGTGTGCCAGCCATGAAGTTGGTGGAAGCTGCGCCCACCACCATCACGGCAGAGGATCAGCGGAATAATATTGGCTTGCCATTTGTGCCCGTGGTGGAGGGATATTGGAATGGGGACTCCCAGGAGGAACTGTTCTACGAGGAGCCCTTTCTCACTCAGCACCCAAGCGACATGTATCACTCGCAGAACTTTAACAGCGATGTGGCCTATATGACGGGCTACAATACACACGAGGCCATGCTGTTCATCAGAA GACTTCGCAAGAATCCGCAATTGCTGAGCATCATTGAGAACGACTTTGGCCGCCTGGTTCCGCAAGATTTGAATGTGACTCAATCTCATGATCGCGTGACCCGCGAGATAAGATCCTTCTACTTGGGCAGCAAGCATGTGGGCATTGAATCGGTGGACGAGATGATTGCA CTCCTCACGGATCTCATGTTCCTTCAGGGCATCCGTCGCACGGCCCGGAATCACGCCAAGTTTGGAAACGCACCTGTCTACATGTACCGCTTCTCCTTCGACGGATCCCTGGGGCTCTACAAACGGATGCTGGGTATTCCACGACCTGGGGTTTGCCACGGCGATGAGCTGGGCTATCTGTTCAAGTTCGGGTTCTTCAATTTGAGCTTGGATCCCAAGTCGATGGAGGTGCAGGTCAAGAATCGAATGGTGCGCATGTGGACGAATTTCGCCAAATATGG CTCCCCTACGCCGGATACCGAGGATCCTGTGCTGACCACCAAGTGGGCGCCCATCGATCCCACCAATGTGATGAACAGTCTCAACTACATGGACATCTCAGCCAATCTGGCGATGAAAACCAATCCCGAGCCGGAGCGCCAGAGATTCTGGGATGAGATGTATCAGCATTACAATGGTGCTGCCATGTAA